One Brassica napus cultivar Da-Ae chromosome A5, Da-Ae, whole genome shotgun sequence DNA window includes the following coding sequences:
- the LOC106411790 gene encoding nucleolin 2 isoform X4: MVKSKKESLTKVEAASLVSTTKPSKKSKRDAEVDLDIKKKPKKQKKEVIQAEKKAPPPKKVETSSSSSDSEEEVKIKKVTAKKPLSKKDDSSSEDSSSDEEAVTVKKKPAILKKAKAESSSSEDNSSSSDEEVVPAKKQPAVVKKAKVESISSEEESSSDEESVPAKKQPTVVKSVKPAAKDSSSSEDESDEDSDEESEDEKKKEPATKKLPAAAKTKSESSEEDSDDEESDDEKPPTKKAKVSPTKTSKQESSSGESSEEESEDEKVTPKKKDTDVEMAEAEQKSEAKQVKTQTTQRPTTQARGGSTTLFAGNLPFQIEKSDIEDFFKEVGGIVDVRFASDSDGRLKGYGHFEFASVEAAQKALNLNGKQLLGRTIRLSDANAKPAPRSSNADGNFQSNRKGEGSQVKTIFVSRFDKSVAESDMRCALRGHFSDCGEITRISLPCDQETGATRGMAYLDLKEEDGFNKALGLNGSELGGWKILVLEGKPRGWNSDGNNSGDRFTATRPGRGRPGRVPPGRGRPGRPSKPSILASAEGKKIVFDD, encoded by the exons ATGGTCAAGTCTAAGAAAGAGTCGCTTACCAAA GTCGAAGCAGCATCACTTGTCTCAACGACGAAGCCATCGAAGAAAA GTAAGAGAGATGCGGAAGTTGATCTAGACATCAAAAAGAAGCctaagaagcagaagaaagagGTGATTCAAGCTGAGAAAAAGGCACCACCACCAAAGAAGGTAGAGACCAGCAGTAGTAGTTCTGATTCTGAAGAAGAAGTCAAG ATTAAGAAAGTCACTGCCAAGAAACCTCTATCTAAGAAGGATGACTCATCTTCTGAAGATTCATCTTCGGATGAG gAGGCTGTCACTGTGAAGAAGAAGCCAGCAATCCTTAAGAAAGCCAAGGCAGAGAGCAGCTCATCTGAAGataattcttcttcttcagacgaG GAGGTCGTCCCTGCTAAGAAGCAGCCAGCAGTTGTTAAGAAAGCCAAGGTAGAGAGCATCTCATCTGAGGAAGAATCTTCTTCAGACGAG GAATCCGTCCCTGCGAAGAAGCAACCAACAGTTGTCAAGAGTGTCAAGCCAGCTGCAAAAGATTCATCATCCTCAGAGGATGAATCTGATGAAGACTCTGATGAAGAATCAGAAGATGAAAAG aaaaaaGAACCTGCTACAAAGAAGCTTCCAGCTGCTGCTAAAACCAAGTCAGAGTCATCAGAGGAAGATTCCGATGATGAG GAAAGTGATGATGAGAAACCTCCTACAAAGAag GCTAAAGTTTCTCCAACAAAAACTTCTAAACAAGAAAGCAGCAGTGGCGAATCTAGTGAGGAGGAGAGTGAAGATGAGAAAGTAACTCCAAAGAAAAAG gaTACTGATGTTGAAATGGCAGAGGCAGAGCAGAAATCAGAGGCAAAACAA GTGAAGACGCAAACTACTCAGAGACCAACTACTCAGGCTCGAGGAGGATCAACTACACTATTTGCTGGAAATCTTCCCTTTCAAATTGAGAAATCTGACAT AGAGGATTTCTTCAAAGAAGTTGGTGGAATCGTCGATGTCAGATTTGCTTCAGATTCAGATGGCCGTCTTAAAGGTTACGGGCATTTTGAGTTTGCTTCTGTAGAAGCAGCTCAGAAG GCATTGAACCTGAATGGTAAACAATTACTAGGCCGCACTATTAGACTATCTGATGCTAACGCCAAGCCTGCTCCACGAAGCAG CAATGCTGATGGCAACTTCCAGAGCAACCGCAAAGGAGAAGGAAGCCAAGTTAAAACGATTTTTGTTTCAAGATTCGATAAGTCTGTGGCTGAATCTGAT ATGAGATGTGCGTTGAGAGGGCATTTTAGTGACTGTGGAGAGATCACAAGGATTTCTCTACCTTGTGATCAAGAGACTGGTGCTACCAGGGG GATGGCTTATCTTGATTTGAAAGAGGAGGATGGATTCAACAAGGCATTAGGACTAAACGGAAGTGAACTGGGAGGATGGAAGATATTGGTGCTCGAGGGTAAACCAAGAGGATGGAATTCTGATGGAAATAATAGTGGTGATCGTTTCACAGCTACTAGGCCCGGTCGTGGCCGCCCTGGAAGAGTTCCTCCTGGTCGTGGCCGCCCTGGAAGACCCAGCAAACCAAGTATACTTGCCTCAGCGGAAG GGAAGAAGATCGTCTTTGATGATTAG
- the LOC106411790 gene encoding nucleolin 2 isoform X6: MVKSKKESLTKVEAASLVSTTKPSKKSKRDAEVDLDIKKKPKKQKKEVIQAEKKAPPPKKVETSSSSSDSEEEVKIKKVTAKKPLSKKDDSSSEDSSSDEEAVTVKKKPAILKKAKAESSSSEDNSSSSDEESVPAKKQPTVVKSVKPAAKDSSSSEDESDEDSDEESEDEKKKEPATKKLPAAAKTKSESSEEDSDDEESDDEKPPTKKAKVSPTKTSKQESSSGESSEEESEDEKVTPKKKDTDVEMAEAEQKSEAKQVKTQTTQRPTTQARGGSTTLFAGNLPFQIEKSDIEDFFKEVGGIVDVRFASDSDGRLKGYGHFEFASVEAAQKALNLNGKQLLGRTIRLSDANAKPAPRSSNADGNFQSNRKGEGSQVKTIFVSRFDKSVAESDMRCALRGHFSDCGEITRISLPCDQETGATRGMAYLDLKEEDGFNKALGLNGSELGGWKILVLEGKPRGWNSDGNNSGDRFTATRPGRGRPGRVPPGRGRPGRPSKPSILASAEGKKIVFDD, translated from the exons ATGGTCAAGTCTAAGAAAGAGTCGCTTACCAAA GTCGAAGCAGCATCACTTGTCTCAACGACGAAGCCATCGAAGAAAA GTAAGAGAGATGCGGAAGTTGATCTAGACATCAAAAAGAAGCctaagaagcagaagaaagagGTGATTCAAGCTGAGAAAAAGGCACCACCACCAAAGAAGGTAGAGACCAGCAGTAGTAGTTCTGATTCTGAAGAAGAAGTCAAG ATTAAGAAAGTCACTGCCAAGAAACCTCTATCTAAGAAGGATGACTCATCTTCTGAAGATTCATCTTCGGATGAG gAGGCTGTCACTGTGAAGAAGAAGCCAGCAATCCTTAAGAAAGCCAAGGCAGAGAGCAGCTCATCTGAAGataattcttcttcttcagacgaG GAATCCGTCCCTGCGAAGAAGCAACCAACAGTTGTCAAGAGTGTCAAGCCAGCTGCAAAAGATTCATCATCCTCAGAGGATGAATCTGATGAAGACTCTGATGAAGAATCAGAAGATGAAAAG aaaaaaGAACCTGCTACAAAGAAGCTTCCAGCTGCTGCTAAAACCAAGTCAGAGTCATCAGAGGAAGATTCCGATGATGAG GAAAGTGATGATGAGAAACCTCCTACAAAGAag GCTAAAGTTTCTCCAACAAAAACTTCTAAACAAGAAAGCAGCAGTGGCGAATCTAGTGAGGAGGAGAGTGAAGATGAGAAAGTAACTCCAAAGAAAAAG gaTACTGATGTTGAAATGGCAGAGGCAGAGCAGAAATCAGAGGCAAAACAA GTGAAGACGCAAACTACTCAGAGACCAACTACTCAGGCTCGAGGAGGATCAACTACACTATTTGCTGGAAATCTTCCCTTTCAAATTGAGAAATCTGACAT AGAGGATTTCTTCAAAGAAGTTGGTGGAATCGTCGATGTCAGATTTGCTTCAGATTCAGATGGCCGTCTTAAAGGTTACGGGCATTTTGAGTTTGCTTCTGTAGAAGCAGCTCAGAAG GCATTGAACCTGAATGGTAAACAATTACTAGGCCGCACTATTAGACTATCTGATGCTAACGCCAAGCCTGCTCCACGAAGCAG CAATGCTGATGGCAACTTCCAGAGCAACCGCAAAGGAGAAGGAAGCCAAGTTAAAACGATTTTTGTTTCAAGATTCGATAAGTCTGTGGCTGAATCTGAT ATGAGATGTGCGTTGAGAGGGCATTTTAGTGACTGTGGAGAGATCACAAGGATTTCTCTACCTTGTGATCAAGAGACTGGTGCTACCAGGGG GATGGCTTATCTTGATTTGAAAGAGGAGGATGGATTCAACAAGGCATTAGGACTAAACGGAAGTGAACTGGGAGGATGGAAGATATTGGTGCTCGAGGGTAAACCAAGAGGATGGAATTCTGATGGAAATAATAGTGGTGATCGTTTCACAGCTACTAGGCCCGGTCGTGGCCGCCCTGGAAGAGTTCCTCCTGGTCGTGGCCGCCCTGGAAGACCCAGCAAACCAAGTATACTTGCCTCAGCGGAAG GGAAGAAGATCGTCTTTGATGATTAG
- the LOC106411790 gene encoding nucleolin 2 isoform X2 encodes MVKSKKESLTKVEAASLVSTTKPSKKSKRDAEVDLDIKKKPKKQKKEVIQAEKKAPPPKKVETSSSSSDSEEEVKIKKVTAKKPLSKKDDSSSEDSSSDEEAVTVKKKPAILKKAKAESSSSEDNSSSSDEEAAPPKKQPAVVTKAKAESSSSEDDSSSDEEVVPAKKQPAVVKKAKVESISSEEESSSDEESVPAKKQPTVVKSVKPAAKDSSSSEDESDEDSDEESEDEKKKEPATKKLPAAAKTKSESSEEDSDDEESDDEKPPTKKAKVSPTKTSKQESSSGESSEEESEDEKVTPKKKDTDVEMAEAEQKSEAKQVKTQTTQRPTTQARGGSTTLFAGNLPFQIEKSDIEDFFKEVGGIVDVRFASDSDGRLKGYGHFEFASVEAAQKALNLNGKQLLGRTIRLSDANAKPAPRSSNADGNFQSNRKGEGSQVKTIFVSRFDKSVAESDMRCALRGHFSDCGEITRISLPCDQETGATRGMAYLDLKEEDGFNKALGLNGSELGGWKILVLEGKPRGWNSDGNNSGDRFTATRPGRGRPGRVPPGRGRPGRPSKPSILASAEGKKIVFDD; translated from the exons ATGGTCAAGTCTAAGAAAGAGTCGCTTACCAAA GTCGAAGCAGCATCACTTGTCTCAACGACGAAGCCATCGAAGAAAA GTAAGAGAGATGCGGAAGTTGATCTAGACATCAAAAAGAAGCctaagaagcagaagaaagagGTGATTCAAGCTGAGAAAAAGGCACCACCACCAAAGAAGGTAGAGACCAGCAGTAGTAGTTCTGATTCTGAAGAAGAAGTCAAG ATTAAGAAAGTCACTGCCAAGAAACCTCTATCTAAGAAGGATGACTCATCTTCTGAAGATTCATCTTCGGATGAG gAGGCTGTCACTGTGAAGAAGAAGCCAGCAATCCTTAAGAAAGCCAAGGCAGAGAGCAGCTCATCTGAAGataattcttcttcttcagacgaG GAAGCCGCCCCTCCGAAGAAGCAACCAGCAGTTGTTACGAAAGCCAAGGCAGAGAGCAGCTCATCTGAGGATGATTCTTCTTCAGACGAG GAGGTCGTCCCTGCTAAGAAGCAGCCAGCAGTTGTTAAGAAAGCCAAGGTAGAGAGCATCTCATCTGAGGAAGAATCTTCTTCAGACGAG GAATCCGTCCCTGCGAAGAAGCAACCAACAGTTGTCAAGAGTGTCAAGCCAGCTGCAAAAGATTCATCATCCTCAGAGGATGAATCTGATGAAGACTCTGATGAAGAATCAGAAGATGAAAAG aaaaaaGAACCTGCTACAAAGAAGCTTCCAGCTGCTGCTAAAACCAAGTCAGAGTCATCAGAGGAAGATTCCGATGATGAG GAAAGTGATGATGAGAAACCTCCTACAAAGAag GCTAAAGTTTCTCCAACAAAAACTTCTAAACAAGAAAGCAGCAGTGGCGAATCTAGTGAGGAGGAGAGTGAAGATGAGAAAGTAACTCCAAAGAAAAAG gaTACTGATGTTGAAATGGCAGAGGCAGAGCAGAAATCAGAGGCAAAACAA GTGAAGACGCAAACTACTCAGAGACCAACTACTCAGGCTCGAGGAGGATCAACTACACTATTTGCTGGAAATCTTCCCTTTCAAATTGAGAAATCTGACAT AGAGGATTTCTTCAAAGAAGTTGGTGGAATCGTCGATGTCAGATTTGCTTCAGATTCAGATGGCCGTCTTAAAGGTTACGGGCATTTTGAGTTTGCTTCTGTAGAAGCAGCTCAGAAG GCATTGAACCTGAATGGTAAACAATTACTAGGCCGCACTATTAGACTATCTGATGCTAACGCCAAGCCTGCTCCACGAAGCAG CAATGCTGATGGCAACTTCCAGAGCAACCGCAAAGGAGAAGGAAGCCAAGTTAAAACGATTTTTGTTTCAAGATTCGATAAGTCTGTGGCTGAATCTGAT ATGAGATGTGCGTTGAGAGGGCATTTTAGTGACTGTGGAGAGATCACAAGGATTTCTCTACCTTGTGATCAAGAGACTGGTGCTACCAGGGG GATGGCTTATCTTGATTTGAAAGAGGAGGATGGATTCAACAAGGCATTAGGACTAAACGGAAGTGAACTGGGAGGATGGAAGATATTGGTGCTCGAGGGTAAACCAAGAGGATGGAATTCTGATGGAAATAATAGTGGTGATCGTTTCACAGCTACTAGGCCCGGTCGTGGCCGCCCTGGAAGAGTTCCTCCTGGTCGTGGCCGCCCTGGAAGACCCAGCAAACCAAGTATACTTGCCTCAGCGGAAG GGAAGAAGATCGTCTTTGATGATTAG
- the LOC106411790 gene encoding nucleolin 2 isoform X1, translating into MVKSKKESLTKVEAASLVSTTKPSKKSKRDAEVDLDIKKKPKKQKKEVIQAEKKAPPPKKVETSSSSSDSEEEVKIKKVTAKKPLSKKDDSSSEDSSSDEEAVTVKKKPAILKKAKAESSSSEDNSSSSDEEAAPPKKQPAVVTKAKAESSSSEDDSSSDEEVVPAKKQPAVVKKAKVESISSEEESSSDEEPAPAKKEPAVVKKDSSSEEESSSDEESVPAKKQPTVVKSVKPAAKDSSSSEDESDEDSDEESEDEKKKEPATKKLPAAAKTKSESSEEDSDDEESDDEKPPTKKAKVSPTKTSKQESSSGESSEEESEDEKVTPKKKDTDVEMAEAEQKSEAKQVKTQTTQRPTTQARGGSTTLFAGNLPFQIEKSDIEDFFKEVGGIVDVRFASDSDGRLKGYGHFEFASVEAAQKALNLNGKQLLGRTIRLSDANAKPAPRSSNADGNFQSNRKGEGSQVKTIFVSRFDKSVAESDMRCALRGHFSDCGEITRISLPCDQETGATRGMAYLDLKEEDGFNKALGLNGSELGGWKILVLEGKPRGWNSDGNNSGDRFTATRPGRGRPGRVPPGRGRPGRPSKPSILASAEGKKIVFDD; encoded by the exons ATGGTCAAGTCTAAGAAAGAGTCGCTTACCAAA GTCGAAGCAGCATCACTTGTCTCAACGACGAAGCCATCGAAGAAAA GTAAGAGAGATGCGGAAGTTGATCTAGACATCAAAAAGAAGCctaagaagcagaagaaagagGTGATTCAAGCTGAGAAAAAGGCACCACCACCAAAGAAGGTAGAGACCAGCAGTAGTAGTTCTGATTCTGAAGAAGAAGTCAAG ATTAAGAAAGTCACTGCCAAGAAACCTCTATCTAAGAAGGATGACTCATCTTCTGAAGATTCATCTTCGGATGAG gAGGCTGTCACTGTGAAGAAGAAGCCAGCAATCCTTAAGAAAGCCAAGGCAGAGAGCAGCTCATCTGAAGataattcttcttcttcagacgaG GAAGCCGCCCCTCCGAAGAAGCAACCAGCAGTTGTTACGAAAGCCAAGGCAGAGAGCAGCTCATCTGAGGATGATTCTTCTTCAGACGAG GAGGTCGTCCCTGCTAAGAAGCAGCCAGCAGTTGTTAAGAAAGCCAAGGTAGAGAGCATCTCATCTGAGGAAGAATCTTCTTCAGACGAG GAACCTGCCCCTGCAAAGAAGGAACCAGCAGTTGTCAAGAAAGACAGCTCATCCGAGGAAGAATCTTCTTCAGACGAG GAATCCGTCCCTGCGAAGAAGCAACCAACAGTTGTCAAGAGTGTCAAGCCAGCTGCAAAAGATTCATCATCCTCAGAGGATGAATCTGATGAAGACTCTGATGAAGAATCAGAAGATGAAAAG aaaaaaGAACCTGCTACAAAGAAGCTTCCAGCTGCTGCTAAAACCAAGTCAGAGTCATCAGAGGAAGATTCCGATGATGAG GAAAGTGATGATGAGAAACCTCCTACAAAGAag GCTAAAGTTTCTCCAACAAAAACTTCTAAACAAGAAAGCAGCAGTGGCGAATCTAGTGAGGAGGAGAGTGAAGATGAGAAAGTAACTCCAAAGAAAAAG gaTACTGATGTTGAAATGGCAGAGGCAGAGCAGAAATCAGAGGCAAAACAA GTGAAGACGCAAACTACTCAGAGACCAACTACTCAGGCTCGAGGAGGATCAACTACACTATTTGCTGGAAATCTTCCCTTTCAAATTGAGAAATCTGACAT AGAGGATTTCTTCAAAGAAGTTGGTGGAATCGTCGATGTCAGATTTGCTTCAGATTCAGATGGCCGTCTTAAAGGTTACGGGCATTTTGAGTTTGCTTCTGTAGAAGCAGCTCAGAAG GCATTGAACCTGAATGGTAAACAATTACTAGGCCGCACTATTAGACTATCTGATGCTAACGCCAAGCCTGCTCCACGAAGCAG CAATGCTGATGGCAACTTCCAGAGCAACCGCAAAGGAGAAGGAAGCCAAGTTAAAACGATTTTTGTTTCAAGATTCGATAAGTCTGTGGCTGAATCTGAT ATGAGATGTGCGTTGAGAGGGCATTTTAGTGACTGTGGAGAGATCACAAGGATTTCTCTACCTTGTGATCAAGAGACTGGTGCTACCAGGGG GATGGCTTATCTTGATTTGAAAGAGGAGGATGGATTCAACAAGGCATTAGGACTAAACGGAAGTGAACTGGGAGGATGGAAGATATTGGTGCTCGAGGGTAAACCAAGAGGATGGAATTCTGATGGAAATAATAGTGGTGATCGTTTCACAGCTACTAGGCCCGGTCGTGGCCGCCCTGGAAGAGTTCCTCCTGGTCGTGGCCGCCCTGGAAGACCCAGCAAACCAAGTATACTTGCCTCAGCGGAAG GGAAGAAGATCGTCTTTGATGATTAG
- the LOC106411790 gene encoding nucleolin 2 isoform X5, translating into MVKSKKESLTKVEAASLVSTTKPSKKSKRDAEVDLDIKKKPKKQKKEVIQAEKKAPPPKKVETSSSSSDSEEEVKIKKVTAKKPLSKKDDSSSEDSSSDEEAVTVKKKPAILKKAKAESSSSEDNSSSSDEEPAPAKKEPAVVKKDSSSEEESSSDEESVPAKKQPTVVKSVKPAAKDSSSSEDESDEDSDEESEDEKKKEPATKKLPAAAKTKSESSEEDSDDEESDDEKPPTKKAKVSPTKTSKQESSSGESSEEESEDEKVTPKKKDTDVEMAEAEQKSEAKQVKTQTTQRPTTQARGGSTTLFAGNLPFQIEKSDIEDFFKEVGGIVDVRFASDSDGRLKGYGHFEFASVEAAQKALNLNGKQLLGRTIRLSDANAKPAPRSSNADGNFQSNRKGEGSQVKTIFVSRFDKSVAESDMRCALRGHFSDCGEITRISLPCDQETGATRGMAYLDLKEEDGFNKALGLNGSELGGWKILVLEGKPRGWNSDGNNSGDRFTATRPGRGRPGRVPPGRGRPGRPSKPSILASAEGKKIVFDD; encoded by the exons ATGGTCAAGTCTAAGAAAGAGTCGCTTACCAAA GTCGAAGCAGCATCACTTGTCTCAACGACGAAGCCATCGAAGAAAA GTAAGAGAGATGCGGAAGTTGATCTAGACATCAAAAAGAAGCctaagaagcagaagaaagagGTGATTCAAGCTGAGAAAAAGGCACCACCACCAAAGAAGGTAGAGACCAGCAGTAGTAGTTCTGATTCTGAAGAAGAAGTCAAG ATTAAGAAAGTCACTGCCAAGAAACCTCTATCTAAGAAGGATGACTCATCTTCTGAAGATTCATCTTCGGATGAG gAGGCTGTCACTGTGAAGAAGAAGCCAGCAATCCTTAAGAAAGCCAAGGCAGAGAGCAGCTCATCTGAAGataattcttcttcttcagacgaG GAACCTGCCCCTGCAAAGAAGGAACCAGCAGTTGTCAAGAAAGACAGCTCATCCGAGGAAGAATCTTCTTCAGACGAG GAATCCGTCCCTGCGAAGAAGCAACCAACAGTTGTCAAGAGTGTCAAGCCAGCTGCAAAAGATTCATCATCCTCAGAGGATGAATCTGATGAAGACTCTGATGAAGAATCAGAAGATGAAAAG aaaaaaGAACCTGCTACAAAGAAGCTTCCAGCTGCTGCTAAAACCAAGTCAGAGTCATCAGAGGAAGATTCCGATGATGAG GAAAGTGATGATGAGAAACCTCCTACAAAGAag GCTAAAGTTTCTCCAACAAAAACTTCTAAACAAGAAAGCAGCAGTGGCGAATCTAGTGAGGAGGAGAGTGAAGATGAGAAAGTAACTCCAAAGAAAAAG gaTACTGATGTTGAAATGGCAGAGGCAGAGCAGAAATCAGAGGCAAAACAA GTGAAGACGCAAACTACTCAGAGACCAACTACTCAGGCTCGAGGAGGATCAACTACACTATTTGCTGGAAATCTTCCCTTTCAAATTGAGAAATCTGACAT AGAGGATTTCTTCAAAGAAGTTGGTGGAATCGTCGATGTCAGATTTGCTTCAGATTCAGATGGCCGTCTTAAAGGTTACGGGCATTTTGAGTTTGCTTCTGTAGAAGCAGCTCAGAAG GCATTGAACCTGAATGGTAAACAATTACTAGGCCGCACTATTAGACTATCTGATGCTAACGCCAAGCCTGCTCCACGAAGCAG CAATGCTGATGGCAACTTCCAGAGCAACCGCAAAGGAGAAGGAAGCCAAGTTAAAACGATTTTTGTTTCAAGATTCGATAAGTCTGTGGCTGAATCTGAT ATGAGATGTGCGTTGAGAGGGCATTTTAGTGACTGTGGAGAGATCACAAGGATTTCTCTACCTTGTGATCAAGAGACTGGTGCTACCAGGGG GATGGCTTATCTTGATTTGAAAGAGGAGGATGGATTCAACAAGGCATTAGGACTAAACGGAAGTGAACTGGGAGGATGGAAGATATTGGTGCTCGAGGGTAAACCAAGAGGATGGAATTCTGATGGAAATAATAGTGGTGATCGTTTCACAGCTACTAGGCCCGGTCGTGGCCGCCCTGGAAGAGTTCCTCCTGGTCGTGGCCGCCCTGGAAGACCCAGCAAACCAAGTATACTTGCCTCAGCGGAAG GGAAGAAGATCGTCTTTGATGATTAG
- the LOC106411790 gene encoding nucleolin 2 isoform X3 yields MVKSKKESLTKVEAASLVSTTKPSKKSKRDAEVDLDIKKKPKKQKKEVIQAEKKAPPPKKVETSSSSSDSEEEVKIKKVTAKKPLSKKDDSSSEDSSSDEEAVTVKKKPAILKKAKAESSSSEDNSSSSDEEVVPAKKQPAVVKKAKVESISSEEESSSDEEPAPAKKEPAVVKKDSSSEEESSSDEESVPAKKQPTVVKSVKPAAKDSSSSEDESDEDSDEESEDEKKKEPATKKLPAAAKTKSESSEEDSDDEESDDEKPPTKKAKVSPTKTSKQESSSGESSEEESEDEKVTPKKKDTDVEMAEAEQKSEAKQVKTQTTQRPTTQARGGSTTLFAGNLPFQIEKSDIEDFFKEVGGIVDVRFASDSDGRLKGYGHFEFASVEAAQKALNLNGKQLLGRTIRLSDANAKPAPRSSNADGNFQSNRKGEGSQVKTIFVSRFDKSVAESDMRCALRGHFSDCGEITRISLPCDQETGATRGMAYLDLKEEDGFNKALGLNGSELGGWKILVLEGKPRGWNSDGNNSGDRFTATRPGRGRPGRVPPGRGRPGRPSKPSILASAEGKKIVFDD; encoded by the exons ATGGTCAAGTCTAAGAAAGAGTCGCTTACCAAA GTCGAAGCAGCATCACTTGTCTCAACGACGAAGCCATCGAAGAAAA GTAAGAGAGATGCGGAAGTTGATCTAGACATCAAAAAGAAGCctaagaagcagaagaaagagGTGATTCAAGCTGAGAAAAAGGCACCACCACCAAAGAAGGTAGAGACCAGCAGTAGTAGTTCTGATTCTGAAGAAGAAGTCAAG ATTAAGAAAGTCACTGCCAAGAAACCTCTATCTAAGAAGGATGACTCATCTTCTGAAGATTCATCTTCGGATGAG gAGGCTGTCACTGTGAAGAAGAAGCCAGCAATCCTTAAGAAAGCCAAGGCAGAGAGCAGCTCATCTGAAGataattcttcttcttcagacgaG GAGGTCGTCCCTGCTAAGAAGCAGCCAGCAGTTGTTAAGAAAGCCAAGGTAGAGAGCATCTCATCTGAGGAAGAATCTTCTTCAGACGAG GAACCTGCCCCTGCAAAGAAGGAACCAGCAGTTGTCAAGAAAGACAGCTCATCCGAGGAAGAATCTTCTTCAGACGAG GAATCCGTCCCTGCGAAGAAGCAACCAACAGTTGTCAAGAGTGTCAAGCCAGCTGCAAAAGATTCATCATCCTCAGAGGATGAATCTGATGAAGACTCTGATGAAGAATCAGAAGATGAAAAG aaaaaaGAACCTGCTACAAAGAAGCTTCCAGCTGCTGCTAAAACCAAGTCAGAGTCATCAGAGGAAGATTCCGATGATGAG GAAAGTGATGATGAGAAACCTCCTACAAAGAag GCTAAAGTTTCTCCAACAAAAACTTCTAAACAAGAAAGCAGCAGTGGCGAATCTAGTGAGGAGGAGAGTGAAGATGAGAAAGTAACTCCAAAGAAAAAG gaTACTGATGTTGAAATGGCAGAGGCAGAGCAGAAATCAGAGGCAAAACAA GTGAAGACGCAAACTACTCAGAGACCAACTACTCAGGCTCGAGGAGGATCAACTACACTATTTGCTGGAAATCTTCCCTTTCAAATTGAGAAATCTGACAT AGAGGATTTCTTCAAAGAAGTTGGTGGAATCGTCGATGTCAGATTTGCTTCAGATTCAGATGGCCGTCTTAAAGGTTACGGGCATTTTGAGTTTGCTTCTGTAGAAGCAGCTCAGAAG GCATTGAACCTGAATGGTAAACAATTACTAGGCCGCACTATTAGACTATCTGATGCTAACGCCAAGCCTGCTCCACGAAGCAG CAATGCTGATGGCAACTTCCAGAGCAACCGCAAAGGAGAAGGAAGCCAAGTTAAAACGATTTTTGTTTCAAGATTCGATAAGTCTGTGGCTGAATCTGAT ATGAGATGTGCGTTGAGAGGGCATTTTAGTGACTGTGGAGAGATCACAAGGATTTCTCTACCTTGTGATCAAGAGACTGGTGCTACCAGGGG GATGGCTTATCTTGATTTGAAAGAGGAGGATGGATTCAACAAGGCATTAGGACTAAACGGAAGTGAACTGGGAGGATGGAAGATATTGGTGCTCGAGGGTAAACCAAGAGGATGGAATTCTGATGGAAATAATAGTGGTGATCGTTTCACAGCTACTAGGCCCGGTCGTGGCCGCCCTGGAAGAGTTCCTCCTGGTCGTGGCCGCCCTGGAAGACCCAGCAAACCAAGTATACTTGCCTCAGCGGAAG GGAAGAAGATCGTCTTTGATGATTAG